The following proteins are co-located in the Lentisphaerota bacterium genome:
- a CDS encoding undecaprenyl-diphosphate phosphatase yields the protein MSILDTVLLGVVQGLTEFLPVSSSGHLVLCQNLLGFREPDLLLDVTLHLGTLCAVIVHFFSDIKAIVTEVRHDPPIGPRGAMIRMAAIGTIPTAVLGVAASSWIANAFGSARLVGLCLI from the coding sequence ATGAGCATTCTGGACACCGTTCTGCTGGGTGTGGTTCAAGGTCTGACCGAATTTCTCCCCGTGAGCAGTTCGGGACATCTGGTTCTGTGCCAGAATCTCCTCGGTTTTCGAGAGCCCGATCTGCTGCTGGATGTGACGCTGCACCTGGGTACCCTGTGCGCGGTGATCGTTCATTTCTTTTCGGACATCAAGGCGATCGTAACGGAGGTTCGTCATGACCCTCCGATCGGGCCGCGCGGAGCCATGATCCGTATGGCGGCGATCGGAACGATTCCCACCGCCGTGCTGGGGGTCGCGGCCAGTTCCTGGATAGCAAACGCATTTGGCAGCGCGCGCCTGGTGGGGCTGTGTTTAATCTGA